AATGGTGACAACAACATCTTCACGCAGATCGGCTTCATCGTGCTGATCGGTCTAGCATGCAAAAACGCCATCCTCATCGTCGAATTTGCCAAGGAGAAGTTTGACCACGGCCTCAGCCCCTTCGAAGCCGCACTCGAAGCCTGCCGCCTGCGGTTGCGCCCCATTTTGATGACCTCCATCGCCTTTATTGCCGGCGTGTATCCCCTCGTCGTCTCCACCGGCGCCGGTGCCGAAATGCGCCGCGCCATGGGCACCGCCGTCTTCGCCGGTATGATCGGCGTGACCTTCCTCGGCCTGTTCTTCACGCCGGTGTTTTATGTGTTGGTCATGAAACTCGGACGGCAGAAGAAAGCTGCCAACGCAGATGAATTGCCAGCCGCCGCCCTTCCCACTCCTCATTGATCCCGTCATGCGCACCTTGCTTTTCATCGCTCTCACCACCTCGGCGCTCGCTCAAGTCGGTCCCAATTACGAACGTCCTGCCACGGCGACACCGCCGCAGTTCAAAGACGTGACTTGGCGTGCCGCATCACCCTCCGCGCATCTTTCGAAGGGCGAATGGTGGAAGGTGTTCAATGATTCGCGGCTCAACAGCCTCATGGTCGCCGCCACGGCGAACAATCAGCAGCTCAAAGGAGCGATTGCACGCTTCGATCAAGCTCGTGCCGCCGCCCGCATGTCGCGCTCGGACTTTTTTCCGACACTCAGCCTGCCATTGACGGCGGAACGCCAGCGTACCTCGGAGAACATGCCGTCGGCGTTTCCATTGAACGGCTTGAGCTACAACGGCCCGGCTTACAACGCACCGCTCGAATTCAGTTGGGAACTCGATCTGTGGGGCAAGCTTCGCCGTCAGAGCGAAAGCACCCGTGCGGATGCCGCTGCGGCGGCAGATGCGATGCACAACGTGCTGCTTGGCATTCAGGCCGAAGTCGCCGTGAACTACTTCAAACTCCGCACGCTCGACAACGAGATGCGCATTGTGCGCGAGGCCGTCGGCTGGCGCAATGAGGCGCTCAAAATCGCGGGCGCACGCGTGCAGGCTGGTGCGGGCAGCGAATTGGAACAGGCGCAGGCCGAAACGGAGGTCGCGACGGCTGAAGCGGAGATTTCATCGCTCCAAGCGCAGCGCGATCAGCTTGAAAATGTCCTCGCCATTTTGATTGGCACCAGCGCATCGTCGTTTCGAGTGCCCTCATCGACTGGAACGCTTTCCTCGCCCCCCAGCGTGCCAGCGGGCATGCCGAGCGATTTGCTGGAGCGTCGTCCCGACATTTCCCAGGCCGAGCGTGCGCTCCAGGCTGCCACCGCGCGCATCGGTGTCGCCAAATCGTACTTTTTCCCGAGCGTGAAGCTCATGGGGCGCGGTGGCTTCCAGAGCGGCGACATCGACATCCTGTTCGAGCCGACCTCCCTCATGTGGAACATGGGGCCGAGCATCAGTGTGCCGCTGTTCTCCGGAAACAAGAACCGCTGGAACCTCACCAAATCGAAAGCCGCGCATGACGAAGCTCTCGCTAGCTACCGTCAGGCCTTTCTCGCCGCGTTGGCCGATGTGGAGACCAGCCTGTCCTCGATTCGCAATCTCAGCACACAGGCCAGTTCCCAGCAACGCGCCCGCGTCAGCGCTGAAAGGGCAGCGCAACTCGCCAAAACCCGCTACGAAGCCGGAACAAGTCCGTATCTCGATGTGATCGAGGCCAACCGCACCACTTTGGCAACACAACGTGCCACCGCGCAGATCGCCGGACAGCGTTTGATCGCGTCGGTGAGTTTGATCAAGGCACTGGGCGGTGGCTGGGATCAGAAGATGCCGACGGCGGTGCCTGCGATGACGCCTGATCCTGCGGCGAAGAACACGGATCAAGACAAGCCCGGCTTCTTCTCGAAGGTGAAGGGCTGGTTCAAGCGCGACTGAGCACCATCTTGCGCAGCAGTCGAATCGTGCCATCATCCGCCGTGTATGAGCTACATCCCTGGCACCATCAAGGCCGCACGCCTGAAGCAGCCGCGTCTGACTACCGAGCAAGTCTGGCAGCAGGTGGAGCGGCACCTTGGAATATCGTTGACCAGACCCGCGTGCTCCGAGAATGGGGACTGCGGCATGGAACCCTCTTTGAAAGAGACACCATCGCATTATCAGGCCGACGGCCCGGAATGGAGCACGAAGTAATCTTTGATGAGCCGCAGCAGCGGTTCATCAAAATCACCCTCCCCGGTTTCTACGGCAACACACTCAGGCTTCGTTCCGGTGCTGTGGGCCTCGGTCCTGCCACGCCGTTGGAGTATTTGGATCGCTGGACGTGGTCGAATGAGCTGTTTGAGGATGATGCCCGCGTCCTCGGTCTTGTGAATGACTCCGCAGGTCCACGCATCGCTGTCTCCCAGCCGCTTGTCGTCGGGACACGGCCTGAGCGTGAAGAAATCACCACGTTCATGGAAAAACTCGGCTTCCAGCCAGTTCGTGACACCCATCTCTTCTTCGATGCGCGGCGTGATCTGCTCGTTGGCGATGCGCATCCGGGCAACTTCCTGTGCAACGAGGACGGTCAGATCTTTGCCATCGACGTGCTTCCCCTGAAGGCCACGGGCAAGTTGCTGGCCTTTGTATTGGGAATTTAGGCCGCCAGCTTTCGATACAGCTTCTCCATGGCCTCAGGACTGCGACACGCGATGGCGGCTTGAGCTAAAATGCTCGCGACATCGAGACGTGAGATCTTGATGCCTTGCTGGACTTTGTCCCACGACGCAGAACGCATCTTGGCGACGGTTTGAATGCCGAGGAGCAGCGGAAGGGCGGTGGCGTAGCGAAGTTTGCCGTGGGCGACGTGTTGCACGTAGCGCAGGCCGCATTCGAGGTGCTCCGTGCAGGTTTGCAGCCAGTGGCACCATTCGATTTGGATGTCAGAAGGCTTGCACGGCAGGTAGCAGCGACCATCGCGGGTATCCTCGCCGATGTCACGGAGGATGTTGATGAGCTGGAGCCCTTTGCCCATGCGCGCGCCCCATTCCTGCATTTGCGCGGTGGTGACTGCGGGATCGAGTGACGATGGCAGTTCGCTGGCGCAAAGCTGGGTCCAGAATTCGCCGACACAACCGGCGACGAGCCAGGTGTATTGATCGAGCTCTTCAACGCTGGCAAGGCTGCGAAGCAGGCCGTCGGACGGAAAACGGCGGATGTCGAGCATCTGGCCGTCGATGATGTGTTCCAGCACGTTTTGAATCGCAGCGAGCGGCGTGGGCTTCATGGTGCGCAGCCAGGCGATGCCATCGGCGAATTTTTCCATGAGGCGGCGTTCGGCGTCGTCGGACTGTTGCGGGCAAAACTGCTCCCGCAGGGTGCTGGCGAGCACATTGACGGCAGAATCGCCACGGACGAGCGTGCGATAACGTTCGAGGCAATCGAGACGCACTTCCGCGCTCACGCTGGCGGTGTCGGCGATGGTGTCTGCCGTCCGGGCGAGCAGGTAGGCGAGGGAAATGGGCTCACGCAGCTCTTTGGGCAGTGCTTTGAGCGTGAGGTAGAACGAGCGCGACACTGCCGCCAGCAACTGGCCGCCGAGTTCGCGTTCGTGGTGGGTTTCGTCGGACATGACTGGATTCTAGATGCTGGATGCTGGATGCTGGAGCAAGCATTCTCTGCAAGTATCCAGCTCGTGAACCATCTCTACGTCCACATCCCGTTCTGCCACCGCATCTGCCCGTATTGCAGCTTTCACAAGCACACGCCGGGCGGCACGGACATGATGGCGTTCGTGGATGCGATGCTCAAGGAGGCGTCAAAGCAGCCGATCAAGCCGCGCACGATCTTCTTCGGAGGTGGGACGCCAACGATGCTGAGTGATGTACATCTGGAGCGCCTGCTGCGTGGACTGCGTGAGCGGGTGGACATGACCGAGGTGGCTGAATTCACGATGGAGGCGAATCCGCGCACGGTGACGGCTTCGAAAGCGGCGTTGATGCGTGAACTCGGTGTGACGCGTGTTTCGCTCGGCATTCAGGCTTGGGATGAAGCGACGCTGAAGACGCTGGGTCGTGATCATGAACCGGCAGAGGCCGAAGAAACATGGCAGGCGCTCAAAGAGGCGAAGTTTCCGAGTTTGAACCTCGACCTGATGTTTTCGATTCCCGGCCAGAGCCTCGAAACGTGGCGCGAAACGCTGGAACATTCGATTGCACTGAAGCCGGACCACATTTCGGCCTACAACCTCAATTATGAAGAGGACACGGACTTTTTCAGACGGCTCAAGACAGGGGAGTTTCGTGAGGATGAAGGCCGCGATGCGGAGTTTTTCCATCTGGGCATCGATTTGCTCGAAGGTGGTGGTTTCGAGCACTACGAGATTTCAAATTACGCGAAGCCCGGCCATCGCTCGGTTCACAACGAAGCCTACTGGCTTGGCGAGGATTATCTCGGCATTGGACCCGGCGCGTTTTCGACCGTGGGTGGCCAACGCTGGCACAATGTGAAGGACACGCCACGCTACATGGAGATGACGCTCGCCGGTGAAAGCACGGCGATGGAAGTCGAGGAACTCACGCCGGAGCAGCGGCGCACGGAGCGCTTTGGACTGGAACTGCGCACGGCACGCGGGCTGCCGCTTGAATTGATTGCCCCCGAGTCACGTCGCATGCTGGACACGCTGCGTGATCAGGGGCTGCTGAATTTTGACGCGAGCCATGTGCGGCTCACGCGGGCGGGAAAACCGCTCGTCGATCCGATTGCAGTGGCCTTGATGGGGTGATCAACGCGGGATCGCACCGGCTTTCATGGCTGCGGTGGCTCCGAAGCCGATCATACCGATGATGAAGATGATGTAGATGCAGATCACAATGATCATCATGATGCCGAAGAACTTCCAAAAACGGCGTTGCTCGGTCAACGCGGCATCCAAATCAGCCACGGAACGTGTGGAGTTGAGCGAGCCGATGCGGTTGGCGAAAGCCCACAGTTTCATGGCCGGATAGATGTAAAGGAAGGCCATGATGCCATAAAGGACCACCAGCACGATCATTTCAGCACCGCCGAAGGGGCCTGATTTCGTCTGGCTGGCAAAGCCCATGGCCATCACCGCTCCCATGCCGATGGAAACCAGGATCATGAGCCCGACACCGATCCATAGCATGACGGAAATGAAACGCACCCACGGCTTGGTGCCGGCGAGCTGTGCGATCGTGCCTGGTGAAACGGCATCCGCCTCACCACTGGCGGCACCGTAGAGGTTGGCGGAGGGGGTGGAGTAGGGGTTGGGGAGATTGGATTCCATGATGGGGAGGGGTGTGTGGTGAGCGCGTGCCGGAATATCCCCGGCATTTGCTGAGGCTACGAAAATAATTCGGTGGTTGTCAAAACCAAACGCCACCGCTTGAATAAGCGGCAATGGCGGCACCTCGCGCGGACACCTTGCAATCAGTCGAACTCGCGGACGGCGTGGAGATACAACTCCGTGTCGCCGGTCTGACGGTGCGCAGCATGGCCTACATGATGGATCTGCTCATCCGCATCGGCATTTATATCGTGGCGGCGATCCTGGCTTTCTGGCTGCTGGCCGGGGTGATCGGTCCCCAGATGACAGGCGGGTTGATGATGTTGTTCATGTTCTTCATGGAGTGGTTTTACAATGTGATCTTCGAGGCCGGGCCGCGTGGAGCCACGCCGGGGCAGCGGTCCATGAAGCTGCGTGTGATGAGCCTGACCGGTGGGCCGGTGACGCTGGCGCAGGCGGTGATGCGCAACTTTCTGCGTGTGGTGGATTTCATGCCGGGGCTGTATCTCACCGGCATTGTGTGCATGCTTTTCACGAAACGCTTTCAGCGTGTCGGTGACCTGGTGGCAAACACCGTGGTGACGTATGCGGACCCGCCGCCGGTCATCACGCCGAATGTCGAGGTGCGGGCGGAACGCCGCGCACCCTCCCAGGTGCTCACGCGCGAGGAGCAGGCGGCACTGCTCCAGTTCATCGAACGTGCGCCGCTGTGGGCGGATGAGCGCCGTCTCGAACTTGCCGCGCTGGCGCAGCCTTTGACGCACGCGCCGGGCGTTGAGGGGCTGCGCCGTCTGTGCGGCATGGCGCTGTGGCTGCAGGAGCCTGAGGAGAAACGCGCCGCGCCGCCGCCGCTGAAAGGAGCTTCGCTGTTTCAATCATGACTCCGGCTCAGTTTGAAAAAAACATCGAGCCGCGCTGGCAAAAACTGGAGAAACTGCTGACCGAGGCAGAGAAATCAAAGCCTGCGGTGGCCGTGGAGGAACTGCCCGCCACTTTTCGTCAGGTCTGCCATGACCTGAGCGTGGCACAGCATCGCATGAGCCCGCAGCGTCTCACGCAGAAGCTGAATGCGCTGGCGATTCGAGCCTACCGTGTGCTGGAGCGCCGCAGCGCCGGCGGCTGGGAGGCTTTTGTGCGTTTGTTTCTGGTGCAGTTTCCGCAAGCGGTGCGGGCGGAGTGGAAGCTGTTCTGGTGGTGCACCGCGCTGTTTTACCTGCCGGCGGTTCTGATCGCGGTCATCACGCCCGCTCATCCCGAATGGGCGATGGCGTTGCTGGGGCCGGACAGCATGGTGCAGATCGAGAGCATGTATGGCGAGTCCAGCAAGCCCTCCGACTATGTGCGCGAAAATTTCGGCTCGGAATTTGCCGCGTTTTGTTTCTACATCTGGAATAATGTCAGCATCGACTTCAAAACCTTTGCCGGGGGCGTTCTCGGCGGTGTTGGCTCGTTGTTTGTGCTGCTGTTCAACTCGATCTACCTCGGCGCGGTGTTCGGCTACGTGCATTACTCCGGCAATCCGATGACCCTGTACACCTGGGTGGTGGCCCACGGCGCGCCCGAGCTCACCGGCCTCGTGATTTCGGCCATGGCGGGGCTGCGGGTCGGCCTCTCGGTGCTGCGGCCCGGAAGATTGGAACGACGCGCGGCCTTGGTGCTGGCGGGGCGCAAGGCGATGCCGCTGCTCATCGGTGCGGCAGTTTTGACCAGTCTAGCGGCGGTGCTGGAAGGTTTCTGGTCGCCGTTGGATCTGCCACCGGCAATGAAATTCACCGCCGGCGGCGTGTGCTGGCTGCTGGTGGCGGTTTTTCTGATGTTCAGCGGAAGGAGGCAGGCGGATGCGGCTTGAGGACATGACCGTCACGCTGCGTCCGCGCCAGCCGTGGGAGGCCGTGGACCTGGGCTGCGCCATGGTGCGGCGTGATTATGGGCGGTTGTTCGTCTTGTGGGCCAGCACGGTGTTTCCGCTGTGGGTGCTGGTGTGCGTGCTGCTGCGTGATGCGCCGGTGTGGATTCCGCTCGTCGTGTGGTGGCTGAAGCCGCTCTATGATCGCGTGCCGTTGTTTTTCCTGAGCCGCGCGGCGTTTGGCGTGCGTCCAGGTTTTGTGGAGACGTGGAAGGAATGGCCGCGCCTGTGGATCACGAATTGTCTGCCCGCGCTGCTGTGGCGGCGTTTCTCCTTTATCCGCAGCTTTGCCCTGCCTGCGCAGATGCTGGAAGGATTGAGCGGCTCGGCGGTCAATCGTCGCATCCGAACACTCGCGATGGATGGCGGCGGTTCCGGCTTCTCGCTTTCCTATGCATTCTCCAAGATCGAAGCGGTGGCCTGGATCGGCCTGATGTGGGGGACGTATGATCTGCTGCCGGAATCGGCCACGCCGGACTGGCACGGCATCTTCAACGCCTTTGATTTCGAGAACACCATTCCCAATGCCTTCCTGTGGTGGGGCGCGGCCTGCCACATGGTCATCGTCACCTTGGTCGAGCCGTTTTACGTCGGCGCTGGTTTCGGTTTGTATCTGAACTGCCGCACGCGCATCGAAGGCTGGGATGTGGAGCTGGCGTTCCGCCGCATGGCCACGCGTCTGACTTCTGCCGCAGCAGCGATTGTGACCGGTGTGCTGCTGGTTGGTGGCATGCCATCGTCCATGCAGGCGGCGGAGGGTGATGAGGCCGCCAAAGTCGTTCAGGAGGTGCTCAAGAATCCCGAGTTCGAGATTCACAAGGTGCAGACCAAGCGCTGGGTACCGGAATTTGAGGAATCGGACGCGCCGGAAGTGCCGAGCCTCGATTTTCTCGGCGTCATCGGCGAACTGCTGTTCTGGCTGCTGGTCGTCGGCCTGGTGGTGTGGTTGGTCATCTATCTCGTGAACAACCGCCATGTCTTCATCTCCCGCGGCGCCAGCAAAGCTCCGGTGCAAGCGCCGAAGGTGCTCATGGGCATGAACATCACGCGCGAAAGCCTGCCGGATGACATCGTGGCCGCCGCACGTGCCGCGTGGGCAGCGGGAGACTTCAAGGAAGCGCTCAGCCTGCTGTATCGGGGCTCATTGTCAT
The Prosthecobacter sp. genome window above contains:
- a CDS encoding squalene/phytoene synthase family protein, yielding MSDETHHERELGGQLLAAVSRSFYLTLKALPKELREPISLAYLLARTADTIADTASVSAEVRLDCLERYRTLVRGDSAVNVLASTLREQFCPQQSDDAERRLMEKFADGIAWLRTMKPTPLAAIQNVLEHIIDGQMLDIRRFPSDGLLRSLASVEELDQYTWLVAGCVGEFWTQLCASELPSSLDPAVTTAQMQEWGARMGKGLQLINILRDIGEDTRDGRCYLPCKPSDIQIEWCHWLQTCTEHLECGLRYVQHVAHGKLRYATALPLLLGIQTVAKMRSASWDKVQQGIKISRLDVASILAQAAIACRSPEAMEKLYRKLAA
- a CDS encoding DUF4129 domain-containing protein, yielding MTVTLRPRQPWEAVDLGCAMVRRDYGRLFVLWASTVFPLWVLVCVLLRDAPVWIPLVVWWLKPLYDRVPLFFLSRAAFGVRPGFVETWKEWPRLWITNCLPALLWRRFSFIRSFALPAQMLEGLSGSAVNRRIRTLAMDGGGSGFSLSYAFSKIEAVAWIGLMWGTYDLLPESATPDWHGIFNAFDFENTIPNAFLWWGAACHMVIVTLVEPFYVGAGFGLYLNCRTRIEGWDVELAFRRMATRLTSAAAAIVTGVLLVGGMPSSMQAAEGDEAAKVVQEVLKNPEFEIHKVQTKRWVPEFEESDAPEVPSLDFLGVIGELLFWLLVVGLVVWLVIYLVNNRHVFISRGASKAPVQAPKVLMGMNITRESLPDDIVAAARAAWAAGDFKEALSLLYRGSLSWLVTRRRVPITDSDTEEDCLVQVLSAGDKTEADYFRQLTGAWVQVAYASLPTSNAEMETLCDQWPFVEKGGAA
- a CDS encoding stage II sporulation protein M, encoding MTPAQFEKNIEPRWQKLEKLLTEAEKSKPAVAVEELPATFRQVCHDLSVAQHRMSPQRLTQKLNALAIRAYRVLERRSAGGWEAFVRLFLVQFPQAVRAEWKLFWWCTALFYLPAVLIAVITPAHPEWAMALLGPDSMVQIESMYGESSKPSDYVRENFGSEFAAFCFYIWNNVSIDFKTFAGGVLGGVGSLFVLLFNSIYLGAVFGYVHYSGNPMTLYTWVVAHGAPELTGLVISAMAGLRVGLSVLRPGRLERRAALVLAGRKAMPLLIGAAVLTSLAAVLEGFWSPLDLPPAMKFTAGGVCWLLVAVFLMFSGRRQADAA
- a CDS encoding DUF5362 family protein, with the translated sequence MESNLPNPYSTPSANLYGAASGEADAVSPGTIAQLAGTKPWVRFISVMLWIGVGLMILVSIGMGAVMAMGFASQTKSGPFGGAEMIVLVVLYGIMAFLYIYPAMKLWAFANRIGSLNSTRSVADLDAALTEQRRFWKFFGIMMIIVICIYIIFIIGMIGFGATAAMKAGAIPR
- the hemW gene encoding radical SAM family heme chaperone HemW; protein product: MNHLYVHIPFCHRICPYCSFHKHTPGGTDMMAFVDAMLKEASKQPIKPRTIFFGGGTPTMLSDVHLERLLRGLRERVDMTEVAEFTMEANPRTVTASKAALMRELGVTRVSLGIQAWDEATLKTLGRDHEPAEAEETWQALKEAKFPSLNLDLMFSIPGQSLETWRETLEHSIALKPDHISAYNLNYEEDTDFFRRLKTGEFREDEGRDAEFFHLGIDLLEGGGFEHYEISNYAKPGHRSVHNEAYWLGEDYLGIGPGAFSTVGGQRWHNVKDTPRYMEMTLAGESTAMEVEELTPEQRRTERFGLELRTARGLPLELIAPESRRMLDTLRDQGLLNFDASHVRLTRAGKPLVDPIAVALMG
- a CDS encoding efflux transporter outer membrane subunit — translated: MRTLLFIALTTSALAQVGPNYERPATATPPQFKDVTWRAASPSAHLSKGEWWKVFNDSRLNSLMVAATANNQQLKGAIARFDQARAAARMSRSDFFPTLSLPLTAERQRTSENMPSAFPLNGLSYNGPAYNAPLEFSWELDLWGKLRRQSESTRADAAAAADAMHNVLLGIQAEVAVNYFKLRTLDNEMRIVREAVGWRNEALKIAGARVQAGAGSELEQAQAETEVATAEAEISSLQAQRDQLENVLAILIGTSASSFRVPSSTGTLSSPPSVPAGMPSDLLERRPDISQAERALQAATARIGVAKSYFFPSVKLMGRGGFQSGDIDILFEPTSLMWNMGPSISVPLFSGNKNRWNLTKSKAAHDEALASYRQAFLAALADVETSLSSIRNLSTQASSQQRARVSAERAAQLAKTRYEAGTSPYLDVIEANRTTLATQRATAQIAGQRLIASVSLIKALGGGWDQKMPTAVPAMTPDPAAKNTDQDKPGFFSKVKGWFKRD
- a CDS encoding RDD family protein, yielding MAAPRADTLQSVELADGVEIQLRVAGLTVRSMAYMMDLLIRIGIYIVAAILAFWLLAGVIGPQMTGGLMMLFMFFMEWFYNVIFEAGPRGATPGQRSMKLRVMSLTGGPVTLAQAVMRNFLRVVDFMPGLYLTGIVCMLFTKRFQRVGDLVANTVVTYADPPPVITPNVEVRAERRAPSQVLTREEQAALLQFIERAPLWADERRLELAALAQPLTHAPGVEGLRRLCGMALWLQEPEEKRAAPPPLKGASLFQS